TGAATGGGCGCAGACGCTCGGCGCGGAGATCCGCGAAGCGCTGGCCAATGGCGGGTGCCGCGACGGCTCCGATTATTACGAGCGCTGGTGCGAGGCGCTGGAGCACCTCCTGATCGAAAAGGGCCTCGCCTCGCATGACGGCGTCGATGCCCGCGCCGCCGCATGGGAACGCGCCGCCGAGGCGACGCCGCATGGCAAGCCGATCCTGCTGGAGAACGATCCGCTGGCGCAGCGCTGAAGCTGCGCGTCATCTCCCCTTTGCACGAACGTCGCGAAGCGCGACTATCGCCGCAATGCCCGGCTTCAGGGCGGGATCACGGGAGGACGATGGCGATGAAGACCAAGCTCATGGCATTCGCCGGACTGGCTCTGGCGCTCACGGCGACGCCGGCACTGGCGGCAGATCCGGCGCTCAACACCCTCGTTCCGAAGCTGACGCGCGCCACACAGTGGACGCAAGTTGCGGCGGTCGAACTGCAGTTCCCGACCCACCATCCGCAGGGCATGGTCAAGATCGGCGACGCCTTCTTCATCTCCTCGGTCGAGATCAAAAAGCCGACGACGCGCTATGCCGAACCGAAGGACGGCTACGACCGCGACACCGGCGAGGGCGTGGGCCATCTCTTCAAGGTCGATGCGCAGGGCAAGCTCCTGGCCAGCATCACCCTCGGCGAAGGCTCCGTCTATCACCCTGGCGGTATCGACTTCGACGGCAAGGACCTCTGGATCCCGGTCGCCGAATACCGGCCGAACAGCCAGTCGATCATCTACAAGGTCGATCCCGCAACGCTGAAGGCGACCGAGGTCTTCCGCTTCAAGGACCATGTCGGCGGTATCGTCCACAACACCGACGGCAAGTCGCTGCACGGCGTCAGCTGGGGCTCGCGGCGCTTTTACGCCTGGCCGCTCGGCGCCGACGGCAAGGTCACCAATGCCACCACCGCGCCGGAAGCGCTGCGTGTCGCTAACCCGGCGCTCTACATCGACTACCAGGATTGCCACTCGATCGGCATGAGCCGGATGCTTTGCTCCGGCCTCAACAATTACCGCGCGAGCAAGGATGGCCCGCTCTTCCGGCTCGGCGGCTTCGAGATCGTCGATCTCAAGGACAACCGCCCGGTCTTCCAGATGCCCATCGAGCTCTGGTCGCCATCCGGCCTGCCGATGACGCAGAACCCGTTCTGGGTCGAGCCGGCGGGCGACGGCGTCCGCGCCTATTTCGTGCCGGATGACGATAAGTCGACCCTGTTCGTCTACGAGGCCGCGGCGAAGTAGCGGGGTTTCCTTCTTCCCTCGGGGGAGAAGGTGGCAGCGCGAAGCGCTGACGGATGAGGGAAGGATGGGCGCGCCCTGCCCATGTCTCACCCGGTCGTACCGCCCTCATCCCCCTGCCGGGACCTTCTCCCCCGAGGGGAGAAGGAGACCTAACTCCCCTGTCCGCCGATCCACAGACCGAAGAACAGCGCCGCACCGAGCACGGCGACGAAGGCCGCCGCCAGCACTTCGAGCCCGGCGATGATCCGGGCTCCTTTCAGTGAACCGCCACCTGCGAAGCGCAGCGCCGCGAATTTGAAGAACACCGCCAGCGCCGCCAACGCCCCGGTGGTCAGCGCCGTGCCGAGTGCCATGGCGAAGGTCGCAGCGATGCCGGCCCAGAGCAGACCCTGCGCATTGGCGAAGACGAGGATGATCAGCGCGCCGGCGCAGGGGCGCAGGCCCGCCGCGAGCACGATTCCGGCCATTTCGCGGAACGAGCGCAGGCGCGAGACCTCTTCGGCGCCGGGCATGTGGACATGGTCGCAGGAGGCGGGATCATGCGCCGCGCCGCCGCCGAGTGCGACGAGATTCCCGGCCTTGCGCCAGAGCACGTAGAGCCCGACCAGCGCGACCAGCGCGAAACTACCCTGCTCGATCACAAAGGTGGTCGAGGCCATGGTCTTGGCCGTCGCATCCAGCGCCAGCGTCAGCGCGCCGACCAGCCCGATCGCCACCAGCGCCTGCACGATCGCCGCCGCGAAGGAGAGCGCCAGCCCGCGCTTCAGGCTGCGATTGTCGGCGACGATATAGCCGGAGATCACCGCCTTGCCGTGGCCCGGCCCGGCGGCGTGGAAGACGCCATAGGCGAAGGAAAGCCCGAGCAGGCCGGGCAGCGCCGCCGGCGACTGCGCAATCGCCTTCAGCGTCGCGGTCAGCTCGCGATAGAAGCTCGATTGCCAGGCAAGGATGACCGCGCCGATACCGGTCGTCGCCGGCAGCGCCTCGCGCGGCAAGGCCGTGCCGAATGGATTGCGCGGCGGGGGGGGCGGAGGCGGAAAGTAGAGGCTGGCCAGCCAGGCGATCAGCCCGAGCGCACCTGCGACCAAAGCGAGCGCCAGCAGCGCGACGAGCAGGCGACGCGGCCAGAGCGGCAGGCCCGGCGCGGCGGGGGCGCTCAGGGACATGCCACCAGCGCCCTGGTGGTGACCTGGTAGGCGCTCATGTCCGGCGTCGCGGTGATGTCCTCCTGCGCCAGGCGCTGCTGCGTCGCCGAATCGAGCTTGGGCGGGCGCATGATCCGGACGATGCAGCCCTTGGGGGCATCGCGCGCCGCCACCGCATCGGCCTCCTCGCCGATCTCGAAGGCGACGAAATAGGTCGGGTCGCCGATCTCGATGCCGAAGGAACGGTTGGCCGTGGCTGGAACCTTCAGCGGCAAGGTGTAGGTCAGCGTCAGCG
This sequence is a window from Bosea vestrisii. Protein-coding genes within it:
- a CDS encoding nitrile hydratase accessory protein — its product is MSRPDAALADTLAAGTPIPRDAEGPVFAEPWQAQAFALVVALQNRGVFSADEWAQTLGAEIREALANGGCRDGSDYYERWCEALEHLLIEKGLASHDGVDARAAAWERAAEATPHGKPILLENDPLAQR
- a CDS encoding DUF6454 family protein; this translates as MKTKLMAFAGLALALTATPALAADPALNTLVPKLTRATQWTQVAAVELQFPTHHPQGMVKIGDAFFISSVEIKKPTTRYAEPKDGYDRDTGEGVGHLFKVDAQGKLLASITLGEGSVYHPGGIDFDGKDLWIPVAEYRPNSQSIIYKVDPATLKATEVFRFKDHVGGIVHNTDGKSLHGVSWGSRRFYAWPLGADGKVTNATTAPEALRVANPALYIDYQDCHSIGMSRMLCSGLNNYRASKDGPLFRLGGFEIVDLKDNRPVFQMPIELWSPSGLPMTQNPFWVEPAGDGVRAYFVPDDDKSTLFVYEAAAK
- a CDS encoding nickel/cobalt transporter; this encodes MSLSAPAAPGLPLWPRRLLVALLALALVAGALGLIAWLASLYFPPPPPPPRNPFGTALPREALPATTGIGAVILAWQSSFYRELTATLKAIAQSPAALPGLLGLSFAYGVFHAAGPGHGKAVISGYIVADNRSLKRGLALSFAAAIVQALVAIGLVGALTLALDATAKTMASTTFVIEQGSFALVALVGLYVLWRKAGNLVALGGGAAHDPASCDHVHMPGAEEVSRLRSFREMAGIVLAAGLRPCAGALIILVFANAQGLLWAGIAATFAMALGTALTTGALAALAVFFKFAALRFAGGGSLKGARIIAGLEVLAAAFVAVLGAALFFGLWIGGQGS